The genomic segment GTTCTGACATTGAGGTCGTGGCTGTCAACGACCTCACCGACAATCACACCCTCGCTCATCTGCTCAAGTACGACTCCGTGCTCGGTCGCCTCGGCGCTGATGTTGAGTACGACGACGAGTCCATCACCGTTGACGGCAAGAAGATCATCGTCACCGCTGAGCGTGATCCGAAGGACCTGAAGTGGGGCGAGCAGGACGTCGATATCGTCATTGAATCCACCGGTTTCTTCACTGATGCTGAAGCTGCCAAGGCTCACCTGGATGCTGGTGCTAAGAAGGTCATCATCTCCGCTCCAGCGAAGAATGAAGACGCAACCTTTGTCGTTGGCGTGAACCACACTGATTACGACCCAGCGAAGCACAACATTATTTCCAATGCTTCCTGTACTACCAACTGCCTCGCACCGCTGGCAAAGGCACTCAACGATGGCTTGGGCATTGAGAAGGGGCTCATGACCACCATTCACGCCTACACCGGCGACCAGCGCCTGCACGATGCTCCACACCGCGATCTGCGTCGCGCCCGTGCAGCTGCAGTTAACATCGTTCCGACCTCCACCGGTGCAGCCAAGGCAGTGTCCCTGGTTCTGCCGGAGCTGAAGGGCAAGCTGGACGGCTTTGCTATGCGCGTTCCGGTTATCACCGGCTCCGCCACTGACCTGACCTTCACCGCTCCTCGCGAGACCACCGTTGAAGAAGTCAACAAGATCGTCAAGGAAGCTGCTGCAGGCGAACTCAAGGGTGTGCTGAGCTACTCGGAGGAGCCGCTGGTCTCCACCGACATTGTCACCGATCCTCACCCCTCCATTTTCGACGCCGGCTTGACCAAGGTCATCGGCGACCAGGTCAAGGTTGTTTCCTGGTACGACAACGAGTGGGGCTACTCCAACCAGCTGGTGAACCTCACCGAATACGTGGGCGAGCGCCTCTAATAACTCTCTAACCCTGCGGCCCGGGGTGTGCCACCCGGCACACGACGGGCCGTTTGGCTTATATAGACCCCACAAAACACACAAGGAGTTGCAATGACCGTTAAAACCCTTCAAGATCTTCTCGCTGAAGGCGTGGAAGGCCGTTATGTTCTCGTCCGCTCTGACTTCAACGTCCCGTTGAATGACAAGCAGGAGATCACTGACTCAGGCCGTATCAAGGCATCACTTCCAACGTTGAAGGCCCTGTCTGAGGCAGGGGCCAAAGTCATCGTTATGGCCCACCTTGGCCGTCCTAAAGGGGAACCGAACCCCAAGTACTCCCTCGCTCCTGTAGCCGCAGCATTGTCCGACGAACTGGGACAATATGTTGCTTTGGCCAGCGATGTGGTGGGGGAAGACGCCCATGAGCGCGCCAATGGTCTGACAGACGGCGATGTCCTTTTGGTGGAGAACGTACGTTTTGATCCCCGCGAAACCTCAAAGGATGAGGCAGAACGTGGTGAGTTCGCCGATCAGCTGGTTGCCCTGACCGCTGAAGGCGGAGCATTCGTCTCCGACGGATTCGGCGTGGTTCACCGCGCACAGGCTTCTGTCTACGATGTTGCTAAGCGTCTTCCACACTATGCCGGCGGCCTGGTGGAGAAGGAAATTGACGTCCTGAAGAAGGTCGCGGAAGATCCGGCCAAGCCCTACGTTGTTGTGTTGGGCGGCTCCAAGGTCTCTGACAAGCTGGGCGTTATTGAAGCACTAGCACCGAAGACTGATGCACTGATTATTGGTGGGGGCATGTGCTACACCTTCCTGGCTGCTCAGGGTGTGAATGTTCAGAAGTCGCTGCTGCAGGAAGAGATGATCGATACCTGCAAGAGCCTGCTTGAGCGCTACGGTGACAAGATTGTCCTGCCAGTTGACCTCGTAGCTGCTACGGAGTTTGCTGCTGACGCAGAAAAGAAGATCGTTCCAGTCAACGAAATCCCCGAAGGCTGGATGAGCTTGGACGTTGGACCCGAAACCGTTAAAAAGTTTGCGGGTATCCTGGCCAGCGCGAAGACCGTTTTCTGGAACGGCCCGATGGGTGTGTTCGAGTTTGAAGCATTCTCCGACGGTACCCGTGGTGTTGCTCAGGCCATTATTGACTCCACCAAGAACGGTTGCTTCTCTGTGGTCGGTGGTGGCGATTCCGCAGCATCGGTTCGTCTGCTCGGCCTTGACGAAGACGGATTCTCGCACATCTCCACGGGTGGCGGTGCTTCCCTCGAATACCTCGAAGGCAAGGAACTGCCTGGTGTTGCTGTCCTGAATGACTAAGCCCACCGCAACTTTTGTTTCCCTCATGTAGTTCGGCGGCGTCGATACGCGTTGATGATGCCGCCGTGCACACCCTTGTTCGACACTGGAAAGGTCGTTGACTTATGGCACGCAAGCCACTTATCGCAGGTAACTGGAAGATGAACCTGAACCACCTAGAAGCAGTCGCCACTGTGCAGAAGCTTGCTTTCGCACTGCCGAAGGAATACTACGAGAAGGTAGACGTTGCAGTCACCGTCCCGTTCACTGATATCCGCTCTGTGCAGACCGTTGTTGAGGGTGACAAACTCAGCATCACCTACGGCGCCCAGGACGTTTCCCAGCATGAATCCGGTGCGTACACGGGCGAAGTGTCGGCGGAAATGCTCGCCAAACTGGGTTGTGCTTGGGTGGTTGTGGGGCACTCGGAGCGTCGTGAGTACCATGGCGAAACCGATGGGCAGGTTGCAGCCAAAGCTAAGGCAGCCCTTGGCCAAGGGGTTAGCCCGATCGTCTGTGTTGGCGAGCCGCTGGACATCCGCGAGGCAGGTACCCACGTGCAGTATGTCGTCGATCAGACCAAGGCATCCCTCGCTGGATTGGATAAAGGCCAACTGTCCAAGACCGTGATCGCGTACGAACCGGTGTGGGCGATTGGCACTGGTAAGGTCGCTTCTGCCGCTGATGCTCAGGAAGTGTGCGCAGCAATTCGAAATACCATCAAGGAACTCGCAGGTGACGACGTCGCGGCAGGTATCCGTATCCTGTACGGTGGCTCGGTGAAAGCCGATTCAGTGGCCGAAATCGTCGGTCAGCCTGATGTTGATGGTGGACTTGTTGGCGGCGCATCGCTTGACGGTGAGGCCTTTGCCAAGTTGTGTGCCAACGCCGCTGGCGGCCCCTTCTAAAACTTACCTTAATTGTCCAAAATGCCCACTGCATCCGTGGCAGCGTATCGCAGACGCCGGAAGCCGAGGGCATTTTTTCAGCCCGAATTCACAAAGGACTTCCCCGTGACCGAACAACTTCGCGAAGATATTCGACACCTTGGTCGTATCCTTGGTGAAGTCATCGAAGAGCAAGAAGGATCAGAAACCTACGACCTGGTTGAGCAATGCCGAAAGCTCGCATTCGACCTAGACAGTGACACTCATGATTTTTCAGGCTTCGTTGAACTTTTCCGCAACATTGAACCCGCAAAAACTATTCCTATCATTCGGGCTTTCAGCCACTTTGCGTTACTTGCTAACCTGGCGGAAGATCTCAATGACGAGGCGGAACTTGAAGCCAGGCTTGATGCCGGGGAGCCGCCTATGGATTCGACTTTGGACGCCACCTGGAGCAAACTCACAGAGGCGCACATAGAAGCCGCCGATATTGCTGAGGTATTGGACCGTGCACAGGTCGCCCCAGTTCTGACTGCGCACCCCACAGAAACGCGGCGTCGTACCGTGTTTGATGCGCAAAAGCACATTACTGAACTGATGTACCGCAGGCACGATATTCTTTCTCGGCCTGAGAATGCGCGCACCCAGGCGAAACTCGCCGATATTGACCGTGATATTCGGCGCCGGATCACTACACTGTGGCAAACGGCGTTGATTCGCGTTAATCGCCCGCGCATTGAGGATGAGGTTGAAGTGGGATTGAGGTACTACAATCTCAGCCTGTTAGAGCAAATACCCGCCATTAACTATGACGTGATCCATGAACTTCGTTCACGTTTCGGAGCTGACATTCCCGACGTCGCCGTGATTAAACCGGGTTCCTGGATCGGGGGCGACCATGACGGGAACCCCTATGTCACGGCCGAAACCTTGCGATACGCCACCACTCGCGCTGCCGAAGTCGTGTTGAAATACTACGCGCGCCAGCTGCATGCCTTGGAACACGAACTGAGTTTGTCGGACCGGCATTCTGAGGTGACCGTTGAGCTGGTGGAACTCGCCTCCAAGGGACATAACGATGTGCCAAGTCGCGCGGACGAACCATATCGACGCGCTGTTCACGGTATTCGCGGCCGCATCATGGCAA from the Corynebacterium durum genome contains:
- the tpiA gene encoding triose-phosphate isomerase — protein: MARKPLIAGNWKMNLNHLEAVATVQKLAFALPKEYYEKVDVAVTVPFTDIRSVQTVVEGDKLSITYGAQDVSQHESGAYTGEVSAEMLAKLGCAWVVVGHSERREYHGETDGQVAAKAKAALGQGVSPIVCVGEPLDIREAGTHVQYVVDQTKASLAGLDKGQLSKTVIAYEPVWAIGTGKVASAADAQEVCAAIRNTIKELAGDDVAAGIRILYGGSVKADSVAEIVGQPDVDGGLVGGASLDGEAFAKLCANAAGGPF
- the gap gene encoding type I glyceraldehyde-3-phosphate dehydrogenase, with the protein product MTVRVGINGFGRIGRNFFRAIKERGSDIEVVAVNDLTDNHTLAHLLKYDSVLGRLGADVEYDDESITVDGKKIIVTAERDPKDLKWGEQDVDIVIESTGFFTDAEAAKAHLDAGAKKVIISAPAKNEDATFVVGVNHTDYDPAKHNIISNASCTTNCLAPLAKALNDGLGIEKGLMTTIHAYTGDQRLHDAPHRDLRRARAAAVNIVPTSTGAAKAVSLVLPELKGKLDGFAMRVPVITGSATDLTFTAPRETTVEEVNKIVKEAAAGELKGVLSYSEEPLVSTDIVTDPHPSIFDAGLTKVIGDQVKVVSWYDNEWGYSNQLVNLTEYVGERL
- the pgk gene encoding phosphoglycerate kinase, with translation MTVKTLQDLLAEGVEGRYVLVRSDFNVPLNDKQEITDSGRIKASLPTLKALSEAGAKVIVMAHLGRPKGEPNPKYSLAPVAAALSDELGQYVALASDVVGEDAHERANGLTDGDVLLVENVRFDPRETSKDEAERGEFADQLVALTAEGGAFVSDGFGVVHRAQASVYDVAKRLPHYAGGLVEKEIDVLKKVAEDPAKPYVVVLGGSKVSDKLGVIEALAPKTDALIIGGGMCYTFLAAQGVNVQKSLLQEEMIDTCKSLLERYGDKIVLPVDLVAATEFAADAEKKIVPVNEIPEGWMSLDVGPETVKKFAGILASAKTVFWNGPMGVFEFEAFSDGTRGVAQAIIDSTKNGCFSVVGGGDSAASVRLLGLDEDGFSHISTGGGASLEYLEGKELPGVAVLND